One window from the genome of Streptomyces sp. WZ-12 encodes:
- a CDS encoding L-serine ammonia-lyase, producing MAISVFDLFSIGIGPSSSHTVGPMRAARMFARRLKKDGLLAQTVSVRAELFGSLGATGHGHGTPKAVLLGLEGHSPRTVDVESADDEVARIRTSGRLRLLGAEIGSAHEIDFDESTELILHRRRSLPYHANGMTLFAYDAAGAPLLEKTYYSVGGGFVVDEDAVGEDRIKLDDTVLTHPFRTGDELLRLSRETGLSISALMLQNEKAWRTEDEIRAGLLEIWRVMQGCVERGMSREGILPGGLKVRRRAANAARALRSEGDEAARAMEWVTLYAMAVNEENAAGGRVVTAPTNGAAGIIPAVLHYYVNFVPGANEDGVVRFLLAAGAIGMLFKENASISGAEVGCQGEVGSACSMAAGGLAEVLGGSPEQVENAAEIGMEHNLGLTCDPVGGLVQIPCIERNGMAAVKAVTAARMSLRGDGRHHVSLDKVIKTMKETGADMSVKYKETARGGLAVNIIEC from the coding sequence GTGGCCATCTCCGTCTTCGACCTCTTCTCCATCGGCATCGGCCCGTCCAGCTCCCACACCGTCGGCCCGATGCGGGCCGCCCGGATGTTCGCCCGGCGGCTCAAGAAGGACGGTCTGCTCGCCCAGACGGTCTCGGTGCGCGCCGAACTCTTCGGCTCGCTCGGCGCCACCGGCCACGGCCACGGCACCCCCAAGGCGGTGCTGCTCGGTCTGGAGGGCCACTCCCCGCGCACCGTCGACGTCGAGTCCGCCGACGACGAGGTGGCGCGCATCCGCACCAGCGGCCGGCTGCGCCTCCTCGGCGCCGAGATAGGCAGCGCGCACGAGATCGACTTCGACGAGTCCACCGAGCTGATCCTGCACCGCCGCCGGTCGCTGCCGTACCACGCCAACGGCATGACCCTCTTCGCCTACGACGCCGCCGGCGCCCCGCTGCTGGAGAAGACCTACTACTCGGTGGGCGGCGGCTTCGTCGTCGACGAGGACGCGGTCGGCGAGGACCGGATCAAGCTGGACGACACCGTCCTGACCCACCCCTTCCGCACCGGCGACGAACTGCTGCGGCTCTCCCGGGAGACGGGCCTGTCCATCTCCGCGCTGATGCTGCAGAACGAGAAGGCGTGGCGCACCGAGGACGAGATCCGCGCCGGCCTGCTGGAGATCTGGCGGGTCATGCAGGGCTGCGTCGAGCGCGGCATGTCCCGCGAGGGCATCCTCCCCGGCGGCCTGAAGGTCCGCCGCCGGGCCGCCAACGCCGCCCGCGCGCTGCGCTCCGAGGGCGACGAGGCGGCCCGCGCCATGGAGTGGGTCACCCTCTACGCCATGGCCGTCAACGAGGAGAACGCCGCCGGCGGCCGGGTGGTGACCGCCCCCACCAACGGCGCGGCCGGCATCATCCCCGCCGTGCTGCACTACTACGTCAACTTCGTCCCCGGGGCGAACGAGGACGGCGTGGTCCGCTTCCTGCTCGCCGCCGGCGCGATCGGCATGCTCTTCAAGGAGAACGCCTCGATCTCCGGCGCCGAGGTCGGCTGCCAGGGCGAGGTCGGCTCGGCCTGCTCGATGGCGGCCGGCGGCCTGGCCGAGGTCCTCGGCGGCAGCCCCGAGCAGGTGGAGAACGCCGCCGAGATCGGCATGGAGCACAACCTCGGGCTGACCTGCGACCCGGTCGGCGGCCTGGTCCAGATCCCGTGCATCGAGCGCAACGGCATGGCCGCCGTGAAGGCCGTCACCGCGGCCCGGATGTCGCTGCGCGGCGACGGCCGCCACCACGTCTCCCTCGACAAGGTCATCAAGACCATGAAGGAGACCGGCGCCGACATGAGCGTCAAGTACAAGGAGACCGCCCGCGGCGGGCTCGCGGTGAACATCATCGAGTGCTGA
- a CDS encoding phosphatase PAP2 family protein, with protein sequence MTPSGAPPEPATGPRFGAPPRHLLVLAAVLAALFAALAVTTAARHGAPFAPERGALHWALAHRGEPLRSLASALTATGTGVVPYLMALLAGLLAARDARGRLRAAAGAVLVLAACQAVRYGLMELLARPRPPAADWIGGATGYSFPSGHSTTSALAAGLLAWGVLHRSRPGTGRPWCALLALWAVGVGLTRVYLGVHWAGDVLAGWLLAAALLALALLLDPLVVPPPDGGRASPPSSLPMNR encoded by the coding sequence GTGACGCCCTCGGGGGCGCCGCCGGAGCCGGCCACCGGCCCGCGCTTCGGTGCGCCCCCGAGGCACCTGCTCGTCCTGGCGGCCGTCCTCGCCGCCCTCTTCGCCGCCCTGGCCGTCACCACGGCCGCGCGGCACGGCGCCCCGTTCGCTCCCGAACGGGGCGCGCTGCATTGGGCGCTGGCCCACCGCGGGGAGCCGCTGCGCTCCCTGGCGAGCGCCCTGACCGCCACCGGCACCGGCGTCGTCCCCTACCTGATGGCGCTCCTCGCCGGCCTGTTGGCCGCCCGCGACGCCCGCGGCCGGCTCCGCGCGGCGGCCGGCGCGGTGCTCGTCCTCGCCGCCTGCCAGGCCGTCCGCTACGGCCTGATGGAGCTGCTCGCCCGCCCCCGGCCGCCGGCCGCGGACTGGATCGGCGGCGCCACCGGCTACTCCTTCCCCTCCGGCCACTCCACCACCTCCGCGCTGGCCGCCGGCCTGCTGGCCTGGGGCGTGCTGCACCGCAGCCGCCCCGGCACCGGCCGCCCCTGGTGCGCGCTGCTCGCCCTGTGGGCCGTCGGCGTCGGCCTCACCCGGGTCTACCTGGGCGTCCACTGGGCCGGCGACGTGCTGGCCGGCTGGCTGCTGGCCGCCGCCCTGCTCGCCCTCGCGCTGCTGCTCGACCCCCTGGTCGTCCCGCCGCCCGACGGGGGCCGCGCAAGCCCTCCGAGCAGCTTGCCCATGAATCGCTGA
- the glyA gene encoding serine hydroxymethyltransferase — MSLLNSSLHELDPDVAAAVDAELHRQQSTLEMIASENFAPVAVMEAQGSVLTNKYAEGYPGRRYYGGCEHVDVVEQIAIDRIKALFGAEAANVQPHSGAQANAAAMFALIKPGDTILGLNLAHGGHLTHGMKINFSGKLYNVVPYHVDEKTNLVDMEEVERLAKEHRPKLIVAGWSAYPRQLDFAAFRRIADEVGAYLMVDMAHFAGLVAAGLHPSPVPHAHVVTTTTHKTLGGPRGGVILSTAELAKKINSAVFPGQQGGPLEHVIAAKAVSFKVAASEEFKERQQRTLEGARILAERLVQDDVKEHGVSVLSGGTDVHLVLVDLRDSELDGQQAEDRLHEVGITVNRNAIPNDPRPPMVTSGLRIGTPALATRGFTVEDFREVADIIAEALKPSYDREALQARVTALAEKYPLYPSL; from the coding sequence ATGTCGCTTCTGAACAGCTCCCTGCACGAGCTCGACCCCGACGTCGCCGCCGCCGTCGACGCCGAGCTCCACCGTCAGCAGTCCACCCTCGAAATGATCGCGTCGGAGAACTTCGCTCCGGTCGCCGTCATGGAGGCCCAGGGCTCGGTCCTCACCAACAAGTACGCCGAGGGCTACCCGGGCCGCCGCTACTACGGCGGCTGCGAGCACGTCGACGTGGTCGAGCAGATCGCCATCGACCGGATCAAGGCGCTCTTCGGTGCCGAGGCCGCCAACGTCCAGCCGCACTCCGGCGCGCAGGCCAACGCCGCCGCGATGTTCGCGCTGATCAAGCCGGGCGACACCATCCTGGGTCTGAACCTCGCCCACGGTGGGCACCTCACCCACGGCATGAAGATCAACTTCTCCGGCAAGCTGTACAACGTGGTGCCCTACCACGTCGACGAGAAGACCAACCTGGTCGACATGGAGGAGGTCGAGCGCCTCGCCAAGGAGCACCGCCCGAAGCTGATCGTCGCCGGCTGGTCCGCCTACCCGCGCCAGCTCGACTTCGCCGCCTTCCGCCGGATCGCGGACGAGGTCGGCGCGTACCTGATGGTCGACATGGCGCACTTCGCCGGCCTGGTGGCCGCGGGCCTGCACCCCTCCCCGGTGCCGCACGCCCACGTCGTGACCACCACCACCCACAAGACGCTGGGCGGCCCCCGCGGCGGTGTCATCCTGTCCACCGCCGAGCTGGCCAAGAAGATCAACTCCGCGGTCTTCCCCGGTCAGCAGGGCGGCCCGCTGGAGCACGTGATCGCCGCCAAGGCGGTGTCCTTCAAGGTCGCCGCGTCGGAGGAGTTCAAGGAGCGCCAGCAGCGCACCCTGGAGGGCGCCCGGATCCTGGCCGAGCGCCTGGTCCAGGACGACGTCAAGGAGCACGGCGTCTCGGTGCTCTCCGGCGGCACCGACGTCCACCTCGTCCTGGTCGACCTGCGCGACTCCGAGCTCGACGGCCAGCAGGCCGAGGACCGCCTCCACGAGGTCGGCATCACCGTCAACCGCAACGCGATCCCGAACGACCCGCGGCCCCCGATGGTCACCTCCGGCCTGCGGATCGGCACCCCGGCCCTGGCCACCCGCGGCTTCACGGTCGAGGACTTCCGCGAGGTCGCCGACATCATCGCCGAGGCGCTCAAGCCCAGCTACGACCGCGAGGCGCTCCAGGCCCGGGTCACGGCGCTGGCCGAGAAGTACCCGCTGTACCCGTCGCTGTGA
- a CDS encoding phosphatase PAP2 family protein, which yields MTDLALGGASIDGGLYKSVTGFAQDMPHFLNVLVSYWTDFGLGVFALLMLAGWWRARQRLGGSSRRRLGPGEGRYSAPVTMAMALAVPVIVVLAYVANDVIKSFFHEQRPCQTLHDVITVEPCPPMGDWSFPSNHSVIAASAAIALLLLDRRLGAIAIPAALLMGASRVWVGAHYPHDVLVGLIVGALVAAVLMPLARRAAPLVERVLETPLRPLVSPR from the coding sequence GTGACCGACCTCGCCCTCGGCGGAGCCTCGATCGACGGCGGCCTGTACAAGTCCGTAACCGGCTTCGCCCAGGACATGCCGCACTTCCTCAACGTCCTGGTCTCCTACTGGACCGACTTCGGGCTGGGGGTCTTCGCGCTGTTGATGCTGGCCGGCTGGTGGCGCGCCCGGCAGCGGCTCGGCGGCAGCTCCCGCCGCCGGCTGGGCCCGGGGGAGGGCCGGTACTCCGCCCCCGTGACGATGGCGATGGCGCTGGCCGTCCCGGTCATCGTGGTCCTGGCCTACGTGGCCAACGACGTGATCAAGAGCTTCTTCCACGAACAGCGCCCCTGCCAGACCCTGCACGACGTCATCACCGTCGAGCCGTGCCCGCCCATGGGTGACTGGTCCTTCCCCAGCAACCACTCCGTCATCGCCGCCTCCGCGGCCATCGCGCTGCTGCTGCTGGACCGCCGGCTCGGTGCCATCGCCATCCCGGCCGCGCTGCTGATGGGCGCCTCCCGGGTCTGGGTCGGCGCCCACTACCCGCACGACGTGCTGGTCGGCCTGATCGTCGGCGCCCTGGTGGCCGCGGTCCTGATGCCGCTCGCCCGGCGGGCCGCCCCGCTCGTCGAACGCGTACTGGAGACCCCGCTGCGCCCCCTGGTGTCCCCCCGGTGA